From the genome of Onychomys torridus chromosome 14, mOncTor1.1, whole genome shotgun sequence:
actgtctgtcctcacactgtctgtccctcacactgtctgtcctcacactaTGTGTCCCTCACACTgcctgtcctcacactgtctgtcctcacactgtctgtcctcacactctCTGCCCCTCACACTGTCCCTCACACTgcctgtcctcacactgtctgtccctcacactgtctgtcctcacactgtctgtccctcacactgtctgtccctcacactgtctgtcctcacactctctgcccctcacactgtctgtccctcacactgtctgcccctcacactgtctgtcctcacactgtctgtccctcacactgtctgtcctcacactaTGTGTCCCTCACACTgcctgtcctcacactgtctgtccctcacactgtctgtcctcacactgtctgtccctcacactgtctgtccctcatactgtctgtcctcacactgtctgccctcacactgtctgtccctcacactgtctgcccctcacactgtctgtcctcacactgtctgtccctcacactgtctgtcctcacactgtctgtccctcatactgtctgtcctcacactgtctgtccctcacactgcctgtcctcacactgtctgtccctcacactgtctgcccctcacactgtctgtcctcacactgtctgtcctcacactgtctgtccctcacactgtctgtcctcacactgtctgcccctcacactgtctgtcctcacactgtctgtcctcacactgtctgtccctcacactgtctgCCCCTCACACTGTCTGACCTCACACTGTCTgcccctcacactgtctgtctgtcctcacactgtctgtcctcacactgtctgtcctcacactgtctgtcctcacactgtctgcccctcacactgtctgtccctcacactgtctgtccctcacactgtctgtccctcacactgtctgtccctcacactgtctgtccctcacactgCCCCTTCCAgctggggaaagaaaggagaaccACGGTGCTATTAGCCCAGggtcactctctttctctctgacctcCGTGTCTCCTCCTGCTGAGAAGGAGGATGGCCGTCTCTTGCCTCCCCCAGCTTCACCCCACCCACAGGCTCCAATCAGGGTCTGCACCCAAGCAGGACCGGAGGACTTGGCAGGCATGGCTGAAGCTATGGGAAATCACATAGTGGGCTGTTgtagagagtgggggggggggtaagggggTGATAAGGGGCACGGCTCCCCAAGCAGAAGGGACAGCCCTACACCCAAACATGAGATGTGACAGGAGAAAGATGGAATCAGAGAaagagcagagacagggagactgGCTGAGAATTACCCACATAtgcagagacagtcagagacaAATAGGAACAGAGATATGGAGACaaagagaaggacagagacaaaTGGGCTGGGCCGGATTGTGCCCCATCCCTCCCAACACAAAGGCCAACTGAAGAGGCAGCACACCTTCCAGAAAAGCCTTTCCTTGCTGGGGGATCCCTGGCAATGAGAAGCTCCTACTGCCATCTGCTCCCAGCATCCGCGATGGGGCTTAGCATATTGACAGAAGCCGAGGCGCTTACTGTATGTAGCCTTATCTGCGATCTCAGAGCACTGCAAACTCCTGCAATTCACTACCATCTTCTAGAGCAGCCCATGacggtgggtgggtgggcagctGTAAATCCCAGGGCATCAGCGCCCAGAGGAATATTATACAGCCATCAAAGGTGATAATTATGAAGTTTTCCCACAGACAAAATTGCCAACAGCAAGGCTTTGGAGCTGGCAGGGCACAGGATTTATATGCACCGTGATCCCTGCAAAGGAAGCTGCTGTTGGCGGGTCTGTGAGAACGATGGGGGCTaaggaagccagcctggtttccaaggAAGAATTTTCTCATCCCTTTATCTTTATCTCTATAAGCATGGCTTGTGCAATAAATAACGTCTTTCTTATCATAGGACCATGTTCCAGTAAATGAGGTCTGCAGCTCAAGTCTTGCGCCCTGATTCCCACCCACGGACACGCCATCCAACCAGAGAGAATGAGGGGGCCACGTGGGGCTCACAACCTCCCCGGACTGAGAGGGTAAAGCCACCATGCTGCCTGAAACACTAGCTCTAGAGATACAGGCTGCTGCTGTGAGttgggagagaggcaggggcCAGAAGGGCAGACAGGGTCCCTGTCCTTGCTCTCAAGAGATCCTCTGTCCCTGGAACTCTAGAAGCCATGTGACCGGGAACTTGGTGGGAGACAGGGAGATGGTTCCATTTTGAAGGGTTTGGTTTGGCCAAAACATCAGGTGTGGTGTAACACAGCCAAAGGTACAAAGAGGATCACACGGGTCTAGGGGAAGGCTCTGCTCTGCGCCTGTCCAGGGGTCACAGCACGGGGTCAGCATGCAGGGACAGGGAGGTATGACAACCAGAGTGAAGCAGTTGGAGGACAGTGAAGGATGGTGGGTGGAGATGATGCAGGGAGAGAGCCATGGCTGGCTACGCAGCTGGTTAGCGAAGGATGCCAGAGCGAGAGAAGGCCTGGGGACACAACTGGCAGAGGCTGTTAACAGCCCTGTCCAGGACTAAACAAGAaggcaagagagggaagagactCAAGGAGCAAGAGAGGGGTTCCAAGTGGGAGGAGCCCAGCCCTGGGACGCTTGCTGCCAGGCCAAGGAACAGGCAGAGATATGCCAGGCTAACCTCAGCGCAAGCAGCTGAGGGTGGGGCAGGGCAGCCCCCCAGGGCTTCTCATCAAGCTGTGCAGAGTCCAGCGTCCTGCCACAGACAACTTAGAAATAGCCCTGGCTTCCCTGCGCTCTGTCCCACAAACAGTCTGCTGTCCCGTGTCATAGATGAAGCCGCTGAGGTTCACAGGGTGACTGGAACAGGTAGGAAGGTAGCCTCTGGGTGTGTAGCATGTGCGTGCTGCCTTCCTCCACCTGCCAGACACCTGAGGTGCATCCTAAGTGAAGGGAGGGGAGATTCATAGAGGATGGACCCTAGCCTGCCAGCTGCCCACAGCCATCAACCAACCTTGGCTGGGGCCCCACTCTACAGAGCGTACCCTCTAAACCAAAGACCCTCTCCCATGTCTCAGGTTCCCCCTAACAATCCCTACAGGGGTCTGAACAATTGCCTGGAACACTTCCTCTCAGAGAAGAGGGCCCAGCAACTTCTGAGGCTGCAAAGCCAGGTCTGAGTTTTCTGGCAACCCTTATCTAGGGAACTGTGCCAGGACCCCAGGGTGTCTCAAGGCAAGCACATGGTTCAAGGAAGTCGTCAGGCTCTGTACCCAGCCCTTTCCAGTCATGTTCCCTGGCCACTGGGCTCTCGGTGCCTGAGTCTTGCGGCCTCTGACAGTGTTCGCAGGGATCATGTGATTTTGTACAGGCTGTCCTCAGTTGGTGGGGTTATCCTTGTCTACTAGTACCATCCCTCCGGGTGTGAAGAATTTCCCCCGGAACCCCTGGGACTGTCAGAGCACAGCCTGTGAAGAAGTATAGGCCTTCTAGGCACCGAGCTCATCCACTCATGACTGTTGAGGCTTCATTCCATGGAGCAGCACTgtaggagctgggcatggtggatgGCTGGTCCTGAGGTCTCCTTGTCCTCTGGTCCTCCACAGTAGGTCCTCTCCACTAAGCCCAGAAGAATCTGCAAACACCCCAGCCTGGGATGCCAGGCTTGAACAGAAAgggctcacaatcatttgttcTCCATCCCCACCCTAGGGAGGTGACAGGAAGTGCCCCCCCTCTATCCTGAGACCCAGACGGCAGGAATGTGGGTGCCATGGGGCTGAGCCACAGAGAACTTCAAGGCATGTGCGGTTCCGAGAGCCCCTGGAGGTGGCGGTCCACTGTAAGAGGGGCCAGGGGCTTTGATGCGAGggtctgggtggggtggggtagggtgggcaGGTGCCCTTGCAACTCTGGCGTGGTCTGGGGCCATCAAGAAAAGACAATCCTTGTTCTGCCTTCTGAGACAGAGCCCCAATAAACCTGTAACATGGGGTCATGAGGATCAGCCATGGTCAGGGTGACAGCAGCCAACAGGGGAGAATGCAGTCGTGACCATCTCCTTCTCTCTAGGGAGGGGTTAGGTTCTAGATATTTCATCTCACAGGCCAGGCCAATGAGGCTTGTCTCGGTACCTTTGTATGGTGGGGTGGGAGAGCTTGAGGACATTTTCCTAACTAAACCATCATGGTCTCCTTCCCAGACATTGCCCGCAAGGACACCACAGCCACGGTCAAGGGTGAGTTCTGAGAAGGAGGCCCCATCTGCCATCAGGTCCTGGGTCTCCACCTCCACAGGGCAGAACCAGACACAGTCTCAACCACACCCCTGTCCCCACATCCCGAGTCACTCTAGatcctgactctgtctcccctGATCGCCCTACAAGTGACCCCATCCCCACAGGGCCACTCCCCAGATCCCTGACATGTCATCAGTGGGTACAGTCttccttaggcaggcaaggacAAGAGCCCATGTCCCATGGATTCCATGAGACTCACCCCAGGACCCTACCTGACCATCATCCCAATGGCCAAGTACAGGTCAACAGCCAGGCGACATAAGTATCCCTCCATACCTGCCCCACCAGCAGAGAGAGAGCCTTGCAGGGCCTCCTGGGGAGCTGCCCCGGCTGACCTACAACCCTCCTACAGTACCCAGTCGACCAGCTTCCCGTGGTGGCTCTCTGCTCCAGCCAGCGTCCTGCAGTGGCTCCCTATTCCTGTGGCTGACTCTGTGTGTTCTACTTGGAGTGGTGCTGGGCCTGTACTGTGGCCAGGCCAATCATGTCACAGTAGCCCTGGAGGACCTCTGGAGCTGGCTCCTCGTCCTCCTCTTGCGCCTGTGGCATGTAGTCCTTGCCTGTTGGCACTGCCTCCTGCGGCTCTGACACAAGGCTGAATGGCAATTGCACCTCTGACCATGGCTGGAGGGTGTTGTTGGGCGGGCAGGGAGGGTGGTTTGGGGGCCATGATGGTGTAGCCCAGGCACTAAGACTAGACCTAACACAGAGCTCTGCTAGCCAATGTTTGACAAACCCAGGAGTTCCAAGAGGCTTCTGTAGTGGATTAAGTGGGAAAAGGGGGTACCTCTGGCTTGATGCTACAAAAGTAACCCCTACTCCAGTCAGCACAGGCTGGGATCTTGGGACTTTAAGGTTGTACCAGAGAAAGAATTCAACCATCATGGTTGGAGACTGCTGTGTTCCTGCCAGTCCTTTGTCTTGGGATCCCTAGCCTGGATGCTGTCATACCTGGATGCTGTCAGTCATACCTGGATGCTGTCATACCTGGATGCTGTCATACCTGGATGCTGTCAGTCATACCTGGATGCTGTCATACCTGCCATACAACCCTTTGAGGATAAGTCTCACCTGCATCTGAGGGGCAGCTTGGGAAGATGGGTCCCAAATTCCTGCTGCTTTGACGGCTAGCCCCAGCTTCTGTCATACCATCAGGAGGCGATCTCAGGGGCCTTCCTCTACAGTTCGTGGAGCCCTGTGGGTATCTGAGCCCAGGTCTGATTCCTCCACTTCACACCAAGATgtgccagagtccagctctgaAGCCAGCTGCTCTCAGAACaaaggtaatatatatatatatatatatatatatatatatatatatatatatgtacttaaaTACTTTTGTTCTGAGAAGTTCCACTTCCAGGGCCACAGGCAAGCCCAAGGCTATCAGGCCTGCCTTGTCTCCTGAACCCATGGAGACATAGTTCTGCCGTGCATATTGCAAGGTCGAGGGAAGCAAGCACATCGTACTGAACTTCAGGACCCCCTAGACCTGCCTGGAGGGGGAGCCCTGTACACAGAGAGGAGGCTCAGTCAGACAACAGGAGGATCCACCAGGGGGACCCTGCACCAGCCTGGAATAAACTTCTGATTAGGGTTTGGGAGCCAGGGGGAGGCTTGTGGTTGTCCTCTTGAGATGTCTTGTACTTCTGTGGGCAGAAACAGATTCCATATTAAAACACCCACAGCCTCTTCACCTCAGGATTATTACAGAAATGAGGGATGTGACACAGTTGTTGTGGAATCCCTTCAGGGCCAAGCATGCTCATCTAGATACCAGAGCATACCCTCCACCCACCTCCACAACCCACAGTTCCTTTGCAGCTGCCATTCCTGAGAATTTGGGGGATCCACCGTGCCTCCAGGACCATATCCTCCCCAGAAAGATGTGCTTAGATTTCTAGCTCACTAGGGTGCCATCTGCTCCTCTCTGGCCTTCAGGTACTCTACACAGTGGTCTCCAGCTATAAAGTTTGAGGGCACAGTCAGGGAGGGGCCAGTGGAGAGAAATCCTGCTTCCAGGAGTGGTCTAGAGAGGACCAGCCTGGGAAGCCACTCACCAGGATCAGCCATCACCATGGCTACTGTTGCCTGCACCAGCCCAGCTGCCCCAGGACCATTCCATCTCTCCCACTCTGGTAAAAGACAAGCTCATCACTGGCTGGTATTCCAGCTATGGAAACAGACACTAAGAGATGAGATGGAAGACCTTGAGGCCACCCTTCCATCCCTGCTTCTGAGAGTGAATACCCTCTAAGAAGGGGATTGGTCACCCCATGTTTTACAATAGAGAGCCAGGGCTTCCCACCTCACAGCCAGCGTTTTCTGCAAAGGCCACAGAAAAAGTGTGCCCAACTCTGTAGGGGCCACAAAACTCCACCCTAGCTAGTTTGGGTTttcgttttgctttgtttccttcttaCAGTAAAAACCCAGCACCGCTAGGCAAATGGTCTGCCACCTTGTTACAACCCCAGTCCTATTTTGTTCTAGAATAAatgttcaaagacagacacagaaatacaCGTGCCTAAGAGATATCACCAAACCCCAAACTCATGTCTGAGGGATGGTGTAGGGATGGGGGGGCTACAAGAGTCAAACTCCTTAAATGCCCAGGCATGAAGGACCACCCCATGAGCACCTAGAACCAAACAGGACAAGACTGTTTAAATCATAAACAGGTAAAGCCTGAGAGtaagggggtgggaggtggggcctgGACTAGACTGGCTGGTTGGCAAAGCCACAAACACCTCATCCACACAGCTTCTCAGATGTTTCatctttattttgatattttgactTGAGAATCAGACACGTGGAGGCTTAAGACTCACCACTATCAGCTTTACCAGGAAGATAGAAACAAGGGTTTGCCCTGAAACAAGCTGGAGAGGAGCAGAGGCATCTTGGGGACCACGCTGCATCCTCTGCTTGCCTCTTGCCATACATccagagaggcctctcttggaCAGACACCCCTGCCCATGGCTACAGCCAACAGGTCCTGCCAGAGCTCCTAGGCCAGAGGCCCTTCCCCAGGAGTCCTTGGGACATTGACATCTGGGGAAGTCTAGGCATCTTTAGGTGAATGAAGGTCTCTCTAGACTTGACCAGGTCCCAATCCCCAAGAGACAGCTGCCAAGGGCAGGCCCACACATGAGGCAGATCCTAGGTCCCAGGGGCCCCAGCCTGCCTCCTGTTCCTTCATGTCCTAAGTGGCTACACAGCCTTAGTAGGGATGTGGGGCAGAAGATGAGGAAGGAGCCAATCCTAGGGAGACAAAAGAGGGGACTAAGGGCTAGACAGAGTTCCGTGTCCCACAGATTAGAGCTGGTGTGAGGGTCTGGAGGAGAGACCAGGTCAGGTTGGAGATCTCAGCCAGGCCACAAGCCAAAGCCCCCAGAGAAGGCTGGAGTGTCAGTCTGCCTGGCCCTGACCTCCCTAGTTAGGCACCCCCTTACACAGCATCCTGATCATCCTTGCTAGGTGGCTTCAATTCTTAGGGCCCAAGTAATCCCCCTCAGGCCCTTACAGGGAGTCTAGGCCCACACCTTTATGGAGCCAGCCACTTGGGAACACACCAGCCATTGATGGTGGACAGTGAGCTGAAACAGGTCAGGACTGCCTTCCCTGGAAATGGAGGAATAGTGTAGGAGCACAAGTTCAGACCAGGGCCAGGAACACTGAGTGCACTCACTGAGGTCCAGATGGGTGGGGCCTCTTCCGCCATGGGGGCTCCACCCCTGGAACACAGAGAACCATGCCACCTAGAAGGCCTCAAAGGGCGGAGGGTGGGACTCTCCTGCCACAGCCAAGCAGCCCCAGATATCCTCACAGAGCAGAAGACAGAGCCTAGCCCAGGGTCCCATATTCCTACCAGGATCCTCCACCTGCTGCTGTTGGGGAGGGGTGACATTACCTTCCAGGGGCCTTAGCTGAAGATGCTATGGGATGGGAAGACAGCCCCTTCAGAAGGGGCAAGGACTCGGGTGGGCCGGAGCCTGTGACAGCACAGAGGCTGCCAACCCAGCGCCATCACCTCTGCTCTGCAGTCACATtcccatctacacacacactggGCAAATGGTCACACAGGGGCAGAGTGTGGATCACACTAACCAAGGCCGGGACAGGAAGCCAGAAGGTACCCCATCCCCAAGTCTCTGGTCTCTGTGCCATCATTGCCAGGCTCTCCACGGGAACACAAGCGCTCTGCTCATGGTGGGCAGAGCCAAGAGACACATGCGGAGCTGCATTGGCTAGCCTGGGTGGGGCCCCAGCCACCCCTCAGTGCAGGCCTCGGAAAGGGGGCCACCCTCACACAGCCTAGATGACAGCGCTCTTCTCCCCCTGGAAGGAGGTACGGGAGGCTGGCCTGGCCAGCAGCAGCTCCTTCTCGTGAACCAGGCTGTCCAACAGGTCTTCCTGGCGGTAGTTGTGGTAAACCTTCAGGAACGCCAGGGTGGTGATGGCCAGCCAGGCCAGCCACGAGGCCCACAGGCCAAACTGTAGAGAAGATAGAGCAGCGTcaatggtggggggtggggggtggggcggcTCATTGTCCAGTGTGCTCTGTACCCACCTCCTAGCTCTAGCCCTGCAGGGAAGGGAAGGACACACTAAGGCCAAAGGGGGGTCATGCACCTGAGAGCCCATGCACGCCCTCCTTCGGCTTACTCTCTGCAGTGACTGTTAGGTCCATTACCCACAAGAACCCAGGTTTGCGCAGAGGCTTGTGGTACTCAGCCATTCTCACCTGCACTGATGAGGTTCCCTGAGGAGAAGCAGGACCCGGGCaatgctctcttccctccccaaccCACTGGGCTCTATGGAGTGCCTATAGATCAGGGAGCCCCTCCAGTCAGGGGAATAAATTGACCTTTATCTGCTGTTTCCAAACAGCTGAAGGAGAAACAGTGAAGTCAGCTCCAGCTCTGCACTGCATCAAACTGATTCTCATCTGAGCATGTTTGTCCTCACACTGTGCATGCCTGTCTAATTGGTCCAAATTAGTTCTAAAACATCTTAAGCTAAAGTTGCGTGAAGGTCTCTCTGACCGTTTCAGCTCATCTCAGCAAAGAACTTTGGGACTTCCAAGGGCTTTTGTCAGTGGCAAGAATCATCTCAGTCCAGCCTTTGACAAACCAGAGCCTCTGGAAGCCAGGCTGGGGCATGGAAGGAAGCCTCGGAGGGGGAAAGCCCCATGCAGCGTGGGAAAGGACAGGTGTCCATGCTCAGCCCCACCAGGTGCCACTAACCTAAACACCACCTGTCTGGGGCACAAATGCAGAAATCAGGGGACAGGGAAATCCTAAAGCTTTCCCCAGGGCCCTCAACTACCAATGTGTCCCCATAGTCTAAGAGCCACATGAAATGGGGGGCAGGGTGGGATCAATCTTCCTAGGGCGGGTCTCTCATTTCACCCTCAGACATAGCACCAGGCGGCTCAGGGGCCCTCCAGGATTCTCTGAACACTTGGAGTCACACCAGAATCCAAACCCTGTCCTGCTGGCAACCCCAGATCCTATGCGCTATTCCCCGCACCTCCTgccctcccctgtcctcctcttcctcctacccACTCAGCATTTCCCACCCTCTGGCTCCTGAGCTCACTTCGAGTGTTGGCCCATGCCTTCTCttgtccaccccccccccacaacccctGCTCAGAGATCCAGCTCTCCCAGCCCACCCTGAGGTGGGGGGGTAATCTCCTGCTGCTCCCCCAGCCTGTGCCTCCCCTAACAGCCCCACCATAGCTGAATCTGGGATTTACTTGCCTGGGATCAGGAGTGGGTCCTCTCCGTTGtggtccccacccccatccccaacaTGGCCACTTCTCCTCCTGCCTAGAACCCCACCTACCTGGGCGACAGCAAACtgatggtagaaggcagagtTGTCCACATTCAGCTCCAAGTCCACGCCCTGGAACTTCTCGCAGCTAAAATAGCATGATGCCAAGTGGCTGGTGACTTGTGAGCCCTGAGCCAAAAGGCAGCAAGCAGCTAGCTGGGGAGCAGAGAATACTTCCCCCAAACAGTGGGGGTGTgccatgtcaacttgacacaagctagtcatcggagaggagggagcctcaactgagaaaatgtttccataaggtcaggctgcaggcaagcctgtaagccattttcttaattagtgattgacgggggagggcccagcccattgcggGTGGTGacatcccagggctggtggtcctggattctataatagagcaagccagtaagcagcagcttccatggtctctgcatcagctcctgcctctaggtccctgcttcgtttgagttcctgtcctgacttccttggatgatgaactgtgatgtggaagtgtaaactgaataaaccctttcctccccatgttgctttggccatggtgcttcaccacagcaatagtaaccctaagaagAGGGAGCAGTCCCCAAAGGGGACTAGAAACAGATGTCTCTAGAAACTCCACTGAGAGTCAGCTTTGACCCTCATTGGGTGGAACAATGGCTTCCAGGAAGAGGAGCTGCAAATCTTTCCAACTGGCCCTGAACACaagagccagcctcagctaccttgtcactgtctgtctggcACTCGGGGGTCACAGGCTGCTCTGCCTAGTCCCTCAGTTCCCCAGTCTAAGATGGAAGTGATGTCCCTAAGCCACACTGCACAGTGGTCCTGCACAAGCATCATGGGGGCACCCTGAGGGCAGCCTCTTCTCACCAACCACAGACTGCCACTGCCACACAGTGGCAACAGGAGCTGAAGCAGGCCATGTCAACTACAAAGTCCTGCATGATGCCTCTTGGCCCACAAGGACCTTCTATGTGTGATGCTGTAGGCTACCAGGCCAGAGAAAGAGGTGCTTGATGCTGAGCAGGCGAGTCTTAGGGACAGAGCAACAGGTGGGGGTCACAGGTGGGCAAAGCCTCAGACTCGGAATGGGATTCAGGGAGAAAAGCATCTTGGGATCCTGGTAAGGGTGGGTCTTCTAGGGAGGTGGCTGAGAAAGCAGGGCCCAGGCATACCTGCGGTGTCTGGTGCCCTTCTCCGTGATGGTGTCACACCACATGGTGAAGCCCACACTCACGATGGTGCTGGCAATGAAGACCAGGAAGACCACAAAGGCACTGACCAGGAGGTTCAGGAAGGCGTAGAAGAAGGAGCTGCAGTGAGGCCAAGAGAGAGATGCTAAGCGAGCCACACAGGGTCCCACCCCCAGTAGCTCCCCTTGACACAGGAAGGGGACACATTCCCAGGTTTCCTAGCGAGCACCTGGGGTCCTGATAGGAAGGAATGGGACTCCAAGGGcctgcttccctctcctccaCTGATTTCCCAGCAAATGTTCAGATGCTAAGTGGCTTGTCTTAGCATAGACCCTGGGTCGGGGCCTTGATACTACTGCTGTCCTGGGAAATCAGGGCCATGCCAACAACCCAAGATCATAAGTCCCAAAGCCTAGGAGccagcacacacactgaaaacacaGGACCCTCTTCTAAGGCTACCCACTCACACAGTCACTCACAGCTATGGATCTGTGTCCCCTCAAATACATAGGTTGAAACCCCAAACCCCAAGGCATGAGCACCAGGCCTCTAAACCTAAGCTGAGAAGGGTACAAGAAGATGagaagatgtggtgatattgtgttccccaatacattgtgcaccctaataaacttacctgggatcagagaacaaccactagacatagaggccaggaaatggtggcacacacacctttaatcctagcattctgaaggcagagatctgtctggatctctgtgagttcaaagccacactggaaacagccaggcatggtgacacatgcctttaatcccaggaagtgatggcaggaagcagaaaggtatataaggcgtgaggaccaggaactagagtctgttaagcttttagacttttgagctgAGATCTgcagtgggatgttctgtatgttaagtgtattgctctgattggttaataaataaaacactgattggccagtagccaggcaggaagtataggtgggataaggagagaggagaattctgagaagtggaaggctgaggcagagagacgctgccagttgctgccatgaaaagcaagatgtaaggtaccggtaagccacgagccacgtggcaacttataggctaatagatatgggttaatttaagatataagaactagacaacaagaagcctgctgtggccatacagtttatacgtaatataagtctctgtgtgtttactcggttgggtctgagcagctgtgggactggcgggtgagagagatttgtcctgactgtgggccaagcaggactggagagaacttcagctacagagatccgtttggatgaggacacagaggctttcagtccgaagaaatgaaatcagctaagaaattggcaaagtgaggtgactgtggctggttctgtttctctgatatttcagcattcaccccaatacctggctctgggtttgtttttattaataagaccttctaaaaaTTCATGctactg
Proteins encoded in this window:
- the C14H14orf180 gene encoding nutritionally-regulated adipose and cardiac enriched protein homolog, yielding MRSAAQVLRPDSHPRTRHPTRENEGATWGSQPPRTERGGDRKCPPSILRPRRQECGCHGAEPQRTSRHVRFREPLEVAVHYIARKDTTATVKVPSRPASRGGSLLQPASCSGSLFLWLTLCVLLGVVLGLYCGQANHVTVALEDLWSWLLVLLLRLWHVVLACWHCLLRL
- the Tmem179 gene encoding transmembrane protein 179, coding for MALNNFLFAQCVCYFLAFLFSFVVVVPLSENGHDFRGRCLLFTEGMWLSANMTMQGRERFTVQEWGPPAACRFSLLASLLSLLLAAAHAWRTLFFLCKGHEGSFFYAFLNLLVSAFVVFLVFIASTIVSVGFTMWCDTITEKGTRHRSCEKFQGVDLELNVDNSAFYHQFAVAQFGLWASWLAWLAITTLAFLKVYHNYRQEDLLDSLVHEKELLLARPASRTSFQGEKSAVI